One segment of Salvia splendens isolate huo1 chromosome 20, SspV2, whole genome shotgun sequence DNA contains the following:
- the LOC121781497 gene encoding uncharacterized protein LOC121781497, whose product MNMKPEVCERERKLQLQELEELRLESYDAAIWYKEKTKLWHDKNLRTKELHVGQKVLFFQSRLKLMPGKLKSKWTEPYTIVSLRANGALEIQGASGITVTNHHHYASEKGDPEAKPAEGQE is encoded by the coding sequence ATGAACATGAAACCTGAGGTCTGCGAAagggaaaggaagctgcaactgcaagagctggaGGAGCTGAGACTCGAGTCTTATGATGCCGCAATATGGTACAAAGAAAAAACCAAGTTGTGGCACGATAAAAATCTTAGAACGAAGGAACtgcatgttgggcagaaagtactctTTTTCCAGTCAAGGTTGAAGCTCATGCCAGGAAAACTGAAGTCTAAGTGGACAGAACCTTACACCATCGTGAGCCTTAGAGCCAACGGAGCACTGGAGATTCAGGGAGCTTCCGGCATTACCGTCACCAACCACCACCACTATGCTAGCGAGAAAGGAGATCCCGAGGCCAAGCCAGCCGAAGGCCAGGAATGA